A portion of the Borreliella mayonii genome contains these proteins:
- a CDS encoding plasmid maintenance protein, with translation MEKAKKFKNKVQHKLIVLISTLDYINNKYKQYTQSNILYYFNENLKRNGQEPIKIKTLQNYLYKLEKEFEVTTNYYKHLGVNCGTEIYYKLKYQKQKCYHKINKYFKEKKEIRFNLRINTFFKKEFSKKGSVELKECNNNINNKEKETIKRIENLQIKNYAKKCKFITKSFSKILDFDIKKNMKIEIMKELKKIEYFFSKKFKKDNKKKKTIKIKRKELRTILEKTKRTLEKEGLNKKELNIHFKNVYLKYKNKPHFILDQNRYDDLKQIINKTKRSIDKPNTKATQENIKNNILNILFEQLKIKSEIENEVLIKIIKNYLNQIEQPKYSDSFNNKYYYDLLKLIKNKNKSYINRKLII, from the coding sequence GTGGAAAAAGCAAAAAAATTTAAAAACAAAGTTCAACATAAGTTAATAGTTCTTATCTCAACACTAGACTATATAAACAACAAATATAAACAATACACTCAAAGCAACATATTATACTACTTTAATGAAAATTTAAAAAGAAACGGTCAAGAACCTATTAAAATAAAAACATTACAAAACTATCTTTACAAATTAGAAAAAGAATTTGAAGTAACCACCAATTATTATAAACACTTAGGAGTTAATTGTGGAACAGAAATTTACTATAAACTTAAATATCAAAAACAAAAATGCTATCATAAAATAAACAAATATTTTAAAGAAAAGAAAGAAATTAGATTTAACTTAAGAATAAATACATTCTTTAAAAAAGAATTTTCAAAAAAAGGGAGTGTAGAATTAAAGGAATGTAATAATAATATTAATAATAAAGAGAAAGAAACAATTAAAAGAATTGAAAACTTACAAATAAAAAACTATGCAAAAAAATGTAAATTCATAACAAAATCATTTTCAAAGATTTTAGATTTCGATATAAAAAAGAATATGAAAATCGAAATAATGAAGGAACTAAAAAAAATAGAATATTTTTTTTCAAAAAAATTTAAAAAAGACAATAAAAAAAAGAAAACCATAAAAATAAAGAGAAAAGAACTAAGAACAATACTAGAAAAAACCAAAAGGACTTTAGAAAAAGAAGGATTAAATAAAAAAGAATTAAATATACATTTTAAAAATGTATATTTAAAATACAAAAATAAACCTCACTTTATATTAGATCAAAATAGATATGACGATTTAAAACAAATAATAAATAAAACAAAAAGAAGTATAGATAAACCAAATACAAAAGCAACACAAGAAAATATTAAAAACAATATACTTAACATATTATTTGAACAATTAAAAATAAAATCTGAAATTGAAAATGAAGTTTTAATAAAAATAATAAAAAACTATTTAAATCAAATAGAGCAACCAAAATATTCTGACTCGTTTAACAATAAATACTATTATGATCTACTAAAATTAATTAAGAATAAAAACAAATCTTATATTAATAGAAAATTAATCATTTAA
- a CDS encoding variable large family protein produces the protein MKSAVETITETANKAAKAASGGDTSIGNVVSAAAVAGAGVADASSVQGIAKGMKAIVDAAEATAGKAAGKEKKKELLKAASATGTGNADAGHLFSGAANQGANNEQAQKAAGAINAVSGEQILKEIVDAAGKNDDGAAGGQQADQANNPISAAIGAAQGDGAFADAGGNMNQNSKVAAAIVLRGMAKDGKFAVDADHANQKDGVKSAVEGDY, from the coding sequence GTGAAAAGTGCTGTTGAGACGATTACTGAGACTGCTAATAAGGCTGCTAAGGCAGCTAGTGGTGGTGATACTTCGATTGGGAATGTTGTGAGTGCTGCTGCTGTTGCTGGTGCTGGTGTAGCTGATGCAAGCAGTGTTCAGGGGATTGCTAAGGGGATGAAGGCGATTGTTGATGCTGCTGAGGCTACTGCTGGTAAGGCTGCTGGTAAGGAGAAGAAGAAAGAATTGTTAAAAGCTGCTAGTGCTACTGGGACTGGTAATGCGGATGCGGGGCATTTATTCTCTGGGGCTGCTAACCAGGGTGCTAATAATGAGCAAGCACAGAAAGCGGCTGGGGCTATAAATGCAGTTAGTGGTGAGCAGATATTAAAAGAGATTGTTGATGCTGCTGGAAAGAATGATGATGGTGCTGCTGGTGGTCAGCAGGCTGATCAGGCTAATAATCCGATTTCGGCTGCTATTGGGGCAGCTCAGGGTGATGGTGCTTTTGCTGATGCTGGTGGTAATATGAATCAGAATAGTAAGGTTGCTGCTGCTATTGTGCTGCGGGGTATGGCTAAGGATGGAAAATTTGCTGTTGATGCTGATCATGCCAATCAAAAGGATGGGGTGAAAAGTGCTGTTGAAGGCGATTACTGA
- a CDS encoding DUF226 domain-containing protein, which translates to MENLMKKLKEKKTQIKIENKNIFVKIEKRDNKNIYHTKIFLDFYAFGNKKNKNYRFFISFRNLLDRKKTETFSLFSLKDEDKFLGISYGCRKPIKNVLRIYEENNKLKTATFSKIHYIQFKFKTGSIFCYVVGISYLLRKDKTKKKYYKSLIKILLTLEKEIYQFYDKKLSNGGLITKWIEKEQK; encoded by the coding sequence ATGGAAAACCTTATGAAAAAACTTAAAGAAAAAAAGACACAAATAAAAATAGAGAATAAAAACATTTTTGTTAAAATTGAAAAAAGAGATAATAAAAACATATACCACACTAAAATATTTTTAGACTTTTATGCATTTGGAAATAAGAAAAATAAAAATTACAGATTCTTCATTTCATTTAGGAATTTACTTGACAGAAAAAAAACAGAAACATTTAGCCTTTTTTCTTTAAAAGATGAAGACAAATTTTTAGGAATTAGCTATGGATGCAGAAAACCAATAAAGAATGTGTTAAGAATATACGAGGAAAATAATAAATTAAAAACAGCTACATTTTCGAAAATACACTATATACAATTTAAATTCAAAACAGGAAGTATATTTTGCTATGTTGTGGGAATTTCCTATTTATTAAGAAAAGACAAAACTAAAAAAAAATACTATAAATCTCTAATCAAAATACTTCTAACTTTAGAAAAGGAAATATATCAATTTTATGACAAAAAATTATCAAATGGAGGCCTTATAACCAAATGGATAGAAAAAGAACAAAAATAA
- a CDS encoding variable large family protein → MKSAVETITETANKAASGDDTSIGNVVNANAAAAGVADASSVQGIAKGMKAIVDAAEANAGKAAGSKEEKKELLKAASDGNATGTGNANAGHLFSGTNGQGASNEQAQKAAGAINAVSGEQILKEIVDAAEKSGDGAAGGQQADQANNPISAAIGAAQAGAAFTAAGNGNMNQNSKVAAAIVLRGMAKDGKFAVTNAHHDNHKDGVKSAVETITETANKAAKAASGGDTSIGNVVSAAAAGAADASSVQGIAKGMKAIVDAAEATAGKAAGKEKKKELLKAASDGNATGTGNADAGHLFSGAANQGANNEQAQKAAGAINAVSGEQILKEIVDAAEKSGDGAAGGQQADQANNPISAAIGAAQGDGAFADAGGGNMNQNSKVAAAIVLRGMAKDGKFAVDAAHANQKDGVKSAVEGDC, encoded by the coding sequence GTGAAAAGTGCTGTTGAGACGATTACTGAGACTGCTAATAAGGCAGCTAGTGGTGACGATACTTCGATTGGGAATGTTGTGAATGCTAATGCTGCTGCTGCTGGTGTAGCTGATGCAAGCAGTGTTCAGGGGATTGCTAAGGGGATGAAGGCGATTGTTGATGCTGCTGAGGCTAATGCTGGTAAGGCAGCTGGTAGTAAGGAGGAGAAGAAAGAATTGTTAAAAGCTGCTAGTGATGGGAATGCTACTGGGACTGGTAATGCGAATGCGGGGCATTTATTCTCTGGAACTAATGGCCAGGGTGCTAGTAATGAGCAAGCACAGAAAGCGGCTGGGGCTATAAATGCAGTTAGTGGTGAGCAGATATTAAAAGAGATTGTTGATGCTGCTGAGAAGAGTGGTGATGGTGCTGCTGGTGGTCAGCAGGCTGATCAGGCTAATAATCCGATTTCGGCTGCTATTGGGGCAGCTCAGGCTGGTGCTGCTTTTACTGCTGCTGGTAATGGTAATATGAATCAGAATAGTAAGGTTGCTGCTGCTATTGTGCTGCGGGGTATGGCTAAGGATGGAAAATTTGCTGTTACTAATGCTCATCATGACAATCATAAGGATGGGGTGAAAAGTGCTGTTGAGACGATTACTGAGACTGCTAATAAGGCTGCTAAGGCAGCTAGTGGTGGTGATACTTCGATTGGGAATGTTGTGAGTGCTGCTGCTGCTGGTGCAGCTGATGCAAGCAGTGTTCAGGGGATTGCTAAGGGGATGAAGGCGATCGTTGATGCTGCTGAGGCTACTGCTGGTAAGGCTGCTGGTAAGGAGAAGAAGAAAGAATTGTTAAAAGCTGCTAGTGATGGGAATGCTACTGGGACTGGTAATGCGGATGCGGGGCATTTATTCTCTGGGGCTGCTAACCAGGGTGCTAATAATGAGCAAGCACAGAAAGCGGCTGGGGCTATAAATGCAGTTAGTGGTGAGCAGATATTAAAAGAGATTGTTGATGCTGCTGAGAAGAGTGGTGATGGTGCTGCTGGTGGTCAGCAGGCTGATCAGGCTAATAATCCGATTTCGGCTGCTATTGGGGCAGCTCAGGGTGATGGTGCTTTTGCTGATGCTGGTGGTGGTAATATGAATCAGAATAGTAAGGTTGCTGCTGCTATTGTGCTGCGGGGTATGGCTAAGGATGGAAAATTTGCTGTTGATGCTGCTCATGCCAATCAAAAGGATGGGGTGAAAAGTGCTGTTGAAGGCGATTGCTGA
- a CDS encoding ParA family protein → MDRKRTKIITITSIKGGVGKSTSAIIFATLLSKEYKVLLIDIDTQASTTSYFYEKIKENNIDLKKTNICEVLKDNLDINNCIINIEKNLNLIPSYLTLHSLNGDFYCLNKHKAIDLKLKIEIKRLKINYDYILIDTNPSLDLTLRCALNATHYIVIPMTAEKWTFESYELLEFFIKNLEKLVPIFFIITRFKKNNTHKELLKIMQKKNNFLGIVCEREGLNKKIATNSEFDLKSNYILEYSCILKNLISHIKIYSEKIEISKINCPALDNL, encoded by the coding sequence ATGGATAGAAAAAGAACAAAAATAATAACAATTACTAGTATAAAGGGAGGCGTTGGAAAAAGTACAAGCGCTATAATTTTTGCTACTCTTTTGTCAAAAGAATATAAGGTGCTATTAATAGACATAGACACACAAGCATCAACTACCAGTTATTTTTATGAAAAAATAAAAGAAAATAATATAGATTTAAAAAAAACAAATATTTGTGAAGTTTTAAAGGATAATTTAGACATTAATAATTGTATTATTAATATAGAAAAAAATTTAAACTTAATTCCTAGCTATTTAACATTGCATAGTTTAAACGGAGATTTTTATTGTCTAAATAAACACAAAGCTATCGATTTAAAACTAAAAATAGAAATAAAAAGATTGAAAATTAATTATGATTATATCTTAATTGATACAAACCCTAGTCTGGATTTAACATTAAGATGCGCTTTAAATGCTACGCATTATATAGTAATACCAATGACAGCTGAAAAGTGGACATTTGAAAGTTATGAACTTTTAGAGTTTTTTATCAAAAATTTAGAAAAATTAGTGCCAATTTTCTTTATTATAACTAGATTTAAAAAAAACAATACGCACAAAGAATTATTAAAAATAATGCAAAAAAAGAACAACTTTTTAGGCATTGTATGTGAAAGAGAAGGGTTGAATAAAAAAATTGCAACTAACAGTGAATTTGATCTAAAATCAAATTATATATTGGAATATAGCTGTATATTAAAAAATTTAATATCTCATATAAAAATTTATTCAGAAAAAATAGAAATTTCTAAAATAAATTGTCCAGCGCTGGATAATTTATAA